From Streptomyces sp. CMB-StM0423, a single genomic window includes:
- a CDS encoding phosphate ABC transporter ATP-binding protein — MDDVITVHRLRVRTRGKTLVGPVSFTLERGSTTGLCGPSGAGKSTVLRALVDLLPDGLVREGDLKILDRTIAPGKGDADLRAKVVLVPQTPVVFGGSVLDNALFGVRHVLRASREALRDRAEQALTEAGLWKEVADRLDAPAQTLSAGQRQRLCLARALALEPAGLLLDEPTSALDEQSRDTVEQSIAALRGRRTVLLVSHDPAQVERLCDTTVLLDLPVAAAVP; from the coding sequence ATGGACGACGTAATCACCGTGCACCGGCTACGCGTACGCACCCGCGGCAAGACCCTGGTCGGCCCGGTCTCCTTCACCCTCGAACGCGGCTCCACCACCGGACTGTGCGGCCCTTCGGGCGCTGGAAAATCCACCGTCCTGCGCGCGTTGGTCGACTTGCTCCCCGACGGGCTCGTCAGAGAGGGGGACCTGAAGATCCTCGACCGCACCATCGCACCCGGCAAGGGAGACGCGGACCTCAGAGCCAAGGTCGTCCTCGTACCCCAGACCCCGGTCGTCTTCGGAGGCAGCGTCCTCGACAACGCCCTGTTCGGCGTCCGCCACGTCCTGCGCGCGTCCCGGGAGGCGCTGCGCGACCGAGCTGAACAGGCTCTCACCGAGGCCGGACTGTGGAAAGAAGTCGCCGACAGACTCGACGCCCCCGCCCAGACCCTGTCCGCGGGACAACGGCAGCGACTCTGCCTGGCCCGCGCGCTGGCCCTGGAGCCGGCCGGGCTGCTTCTCGACGAACCCACCAGTGCGCTCGACGAACAGAGCAGGGACACGGTCGAGCAGTCCATCGCGGCGCTGCGCGGGCGCCGGACGGTACTCCTCGTCTCCCACGACCCGGCGCAGGTGGAGCGCCTGTGCGACACAACCGTCCTCCTGGATCTGCCCGTCGCGGCCGCGGTCCCCTGA